The proteins below come from a single Pedobacter aquae genomic window:
- a CDS encoding citrate synthase has protein sequence MSETAELKLDGKSIQLPVLEGTENEKAIDISKLRDQTGYVTLDSGFKNTGATKSAITFLDGEKGILKYRGYGIEELAEKSTFLEVAYLLIYGNLPTKTEIEDFQRKISRHTLVHEDMKKFFDGFPSKSHPMGQLSSLVCSLSSFYPESLDPHQTKEEFELTIIKLLAKMPTIVSWIYKKSLGHPVLYPQNKYDYVSNFLYMTFGQRTEEITIDPVVIDAMNKLLILHADHEQNCSTSTVRIVGSSDCNLYASISAGVSALWGPLHGGANQAVIEMLEKIKNDGGDVDKWVNKAKDKNDSFRLMGFGHRVYKNFDPRAKIIKKACDDILAKLGINDPVLDIAKKLEEVALNDPYFVDRKLYPNVDFYSGIIYRALGFPTEMFTVLFALGRLPGWIAQWKEMRENKEPIGRPRQIYIGEKDRTFVDIASR, from the coding sequence ATGTCAGAAACAGCAGAACTTAAATTAGATGGTAAGTCTATTCAGTTACCAGTTTTAGAAGGAACCGAAAACGAGAAAGCAATTGATATTTCAAAACTTAGAGATCAGACAGGTTATGTAACCCTAGATAGCGGTTTTAAAAATACCGGAGCCACCAAAAGTGCTATCACCTTTTTAGATGGTGAAAAAGGTATCTTAAAATATAGAGGCTACGGAATAGAAGAACTTGCAGAGAAATCTACTTTTTTAGAAGTTGCTTACCTTTTAATATACGGTAACTTACCAACTAAAACAGAGATCGAGGATTTCCAGCGTAAAATTAGCAGACATACATTGGTGCATGAGGATATGAAGAAGTTTTTTGATGGTTTCCCGTCAAAATCTCATCCAATGGGGCAGTTGTCTTCACTAGTTTGTTCTTTATCTTCTTTCTACCCTGAGTCTTTAGACCCTCACCAAACCAAAGAGGAGTTTGAGTTAACCATTATCAAATTGTTAGCTAAAATGCCAACCATTGTTTCTTGGATTTACAAAAAATCTTTAGGACATCCGGTATTATATCCTCAAAACAAATATGATTATGTTAGTAATTTCCTTTACATGACTTTTGGTCAGCGTACAGAGGAAATCACCATAGATCCTGTGGTTATTGATGCGATGAACAAATTATTAATTCTACACGCAGACCACGAGCAAAACTGTTCTACTTCTACAGTAAGAATTGTAGGTTCATCAGATTGTAACTTATATGCATCTATTTCTGCAGGTGTTTCTGCACTTTGGGGCCCATTACATGGTGGTGCTAACCAAGCGGTAATAGAAATGTTAGAGAAAATTAAAAACGATGGTGGCGATGTAGATAAGTGGGTTAACAAAGCTAAAGACAAAAACGACTCTTTCCGTTTAATGGGCTTTGGTCACCGTGTTTATAAAAACTTCGATCCGAGAGCGAAAATCATTAAAAAAGCTTGTGACGATATCTTAGCTAAATTAGGTATCAATGATCCTGTATTAGATATAGCTAAGAAATTAGAGGAAGTAGCTTTAAATGATCCTTATTTTGTAGATCGTAAATTATATCCAAACGTAGATTTCTATTCTGGTATCATTTACAGAGCTTTAGGTTTCCCTACAGAAATGTTTACCGTATTATTTGCTTTAGGCCGTTTACCGGGATGGATTGCTCAATGGAAAGAAATGAGAGAAAACAAAGAGCCTATAGGAAGACCTCGTCAGATTTACATTGGCGAAAAAGATAGAACTTTCGTTGATATTGCTTCAAGATAA